One genomic region from Spirulina subsalsa PCC 9445 encodes:
- the lpdA gene encoding dihydrolipoyl dehydrogenase: MSFDYDLVIIGAGVGGHGAALHAVECGLKTAIIEAAEMGGTCVNRGCIPSKALLAASGRVRELSDQKHLAAMGLTVGGVAFERGAIADHANNLVSKIRGDLTNSLKRLGVDTIRGWGKVAAPQKVSVQTETGEKFITARNILLSTGSIPFVPPGIEVDGKTVFTSDQAVKLESLPDWIAIIGSGYIGLEFSDIYSALGCEITMIEALDTLMPGFDPEIAKLAERILLTPRDIETYSGTLAKKITPGSPVVIELADAKTKEPLEVLEVDACLVATGRIPATKNLGLENVGVQPNRRGFIEVNDQMAVVLDGQVVPNLWAIGDATGKMMLAHAASAQGVVCVENICGREKTVDYRSIPAAAFTHPEISYVGLTEPQARELGEAEGFTVATAKTYFKGNSKALAEGETDGIAKVVYRQDTGELLGVHIIGLHASDLIQEAANAIASRQAVQHLAFNVHTHPTLSEVLDEAFKRAKVTA, from the coding sequence ATGAGTTTTGATTATGATTTGGTCATTATTGGGGCAGGTGTCGGAGGACATGGTGCAGCCTTACACGCGGTTGAGTGTGGCTTGAAGACGGCTATTATTGAAGCGGCCGAGATGGGTGGGACTTGTGTGAATCGGGGCTGTATTCCCTCCAAAGCCTTGTTAGCAGCATCAGGACGGGTGCGAGAGTTATCAGACCAGAAACATCTGGCGGCGATGGGTCTAACGGTGGGGGGTGTGGCGTTTGAACGAGGTGCGATCGCCGATCATGCCAATAATCTCGTCAGCAAAATTCGCGGCGACCTGACCAACAGCTTAAAACGCCTCGGAGTCGATACCATTCGAGGCTGGGGGAAAGTGGCCGCCCCCCAAAAAGTCTCCGTTCAAACCGAAACCGGAGAAAAATTCATCACCGCCCGGAATATTCTACTTTCTACGGGCTCCATTCCCTTTGTGCCGCCGGGAATTGAAGTAGACGGCAAAACCGTATTCACCAGTGATCAAGCGGTGAAATTAGAAAGCTTACCGGATTGGATTGCCATTATCGGCAGTGGCTACATTGGTTTGGAATTCTCCGATATTTACTCGGCGCTGGGCTGTGAAATCACGATGATTGAAGCCCTAGATACCCTCATGCCCGGTTTTGACCCGGAAATTGCCAAGTTAGCGGAACGGATTTTGCTCACTCCCCGGGATATTGAAACCTACAGTGGGACGTTAGCGAAAAAAATCACCCCCGGCAGTCCCGTTGTGATTGAATTGGCCGACGCGAAGACTAAAGAACCTCTGGAAGTGTTGGAAGTTGATGCTTGTTTAGTGGCCACCGGACGCATCCCGGCGACGAAAAATCTAGGCCTAGAAAATGTGGGAGTCCAGCCCAATCGTCGCGGTTTTATTGAGGTGAATGACCAGATGGCGGTGGTGTTGGATGGTCAGGTGGTGCCGAATCTCTGGGCGATTGGGGACGCAACGGGGAAAATGATGCTGGCTCATGCGGCCTCGGCTCAAGGGGTGGTTTGTGTGGAAAATATCTGCGGCCGGGAGAAAACGGTGGATTATCGCAGTATTCCGGCGGCGGCCTTTACCCATCCTGAGATTAGCTATGTGGGCTTAACGGAGCCTCAAGCGCGGGAGTTAGGGGAAGCGGAAGGATTTACCGTGGCTACGGCGAAAACCTATTTTAAGGGCAATTCTAAGGCCTTAGCGGAAGGAGAAACGGATGGGATTGCTAAGGTGGTTTATCGTCAGGATACGGGGGAACTGTTAGGGGTGCATATTATTGGCCTCCACGCTTCAGATTTAATCCAAGAAGCGGCTAATGCGATCGCCTCTCGCCAAGCGGTGCAACATCTCGCCTTTAATGTCCACACCCACCCCACCCTCTCAGAAGTGCTGGATGAGGCCTTTAAGCGTGCTAAAGTAACCGCTTAA
- the trpC gene encoding indole-3-glycerol phosphate synthase TrpC, whose product MKIRRIHPNPPVNVDILRYQVKVPDAEPRHILEKIVWHKEAEVERMRDRLSLLELRKRVAEVPPPLDFLAALRQGKTTPALIAEVKKASPSKGVIRADFDPVAIAQSYEQAGASCISVLTDQEFFQGSFENLALVRSTVQIPLLCKEFIIYPYQIYLARSYGADAVLLIAAILSDQDLRYFVKISQSLGMTPLVEVHTLAELDRVLAVEDVTLVGINNRNLENFSVDLQTTRQLIAARREQLAARNVLVVSESGIHTAEDRQTVHDAGAQAILVGESLVKQGNPQEAIANLFS is encoded by the coding sequence ATGAAAATTCGTAGAATACACCCCAATCCTCCCGTCAATGTGGACATTTTGCGCTATCAAGTAAAAGTCCCAGATGCAGAACCTCGGCATATTCTAGAAAAGATTGTCTGGCACAAAGAGGCAGAAGTTGAACGGATGCGCGATCGCCTTTCTCTGTTAGAACTGCGTAAACGAGTGGCCGAAGTCCCGCCCCCTTTGGACTTTTTAGCCGCCCTACGCCAAGGCAAAACCACCCCCGCCCTAATTGCCGAAGTCAAAAAAGCCTCCCCCAGTAAAGGCGTGATTCGGGCGGATTTTGACCCCGTGGCCATTGCTCAAAGCTATGAGCAGGCCGGGGCGAGTTGTATTTCTGTACTAACCGATCAGGAATTTTTTCAAGGCAGCTTTGAAAATTTGGCCTTAGTGCGCTCAACTGTCCAGATTCCGCTATTGTGTAAGGAATTTATTATCTACCCCTATCAAATCTATCTCGCTCGGAGTTATGGGGCTGATGCCGTCCTGTTAATTGCGGCGATTCTCAGTGATCAGGATTTACGGTACTTCGTGAAAATCAGCCAAAGTCTAGGGATGACTCCTTTAGTCGAAGTTCACACTCTCGCTGAATTAGATCGCGTTTTAGCCGTAGAAGACGTTACCCTAGTAGGCATTAACAATCGGAATTTAGAAAATTTCTCGGTTGATTTGCAAACGACCCGCCAGTTAATTGCAGCGCGGAGGGAGCAATTGGCAGCCCGAAACGTCCTCGTTGTGAGTGAATCCGGGATTCACACCGCCGAGGATCGGCAAACTGTCCATGACGCTGGAGCCCAAGCCATCTTAGTGGGAGAGTCCTTAGTTAAACAAGGCAATCCTCAAGAGGCGATCGCGAACCTGTTCTCTTAA
- a CDS encoding CIA30 family protein, which produces MNNRQPWDFGRFLQTIAFFDGLPFLNCLKRMILKTDSPSHSNPTATGTLLLVGTTPPLRQQLLPPLQAAQYPLRVVLSPNEDLPSPQPGVEYYPNTPNPQASELPPLLNHVQSVIYTGDINALPPWIDVIAQYLGTGNETLLFDFRQPNDDLKASWGAVDDVVMGGVSASGIRCLVGEASRSEGRAIFAGNVSTANSGGFASVRNRNFDPPLDLSHYDGIQLRVKGDGQRYKLILRSEGRWDGVSYCYSFDTVAGEWITVSVPFRDLRPVFRAKTLTNVGEFDTSRTYSFQLMLSKFEYDGALNPHFTAGGFSLEIATIQAYGGVVTPKLIIFTNNELPPTIASALNQSNLAYKTLEMGDTGEALAAQILKVLSPV; this is translated from the coding sequence ATGAATAATCGACAACCTTGGGATTTTGGTCGTTTCCTCCAAACCATCGCCTTTTTTGACGGTCTACCCTTCCTCAACTGTTTAAAGCGTATGATTCTTAAAACCGATTCTCCCTCCCATTCTAACCCTACCGCCACCGGAACCCTTCTCCTCGTCGGCACCACTCCCCCCCTGCGCCAGCAACTCCTCCCCCCCCTCCAAGCCGCCCAGTACCCCCTCCGCGTCGTCCTTTCCCCCAACGAAGACCTCCCCAGCCCCCAGCCCGGTGTTGAATATTACCCCAACACCCCCAACCCCCAAGCGTCCGAACTCCCCCCCCTCCTCAACCATGTCCAAAGCGTGATATACACCGGAGACATTAACGCCTTGCCCCCCTGGATTGATGTCATCGCCCAATACCTCGGCACCGGGAACGAAACCCTATTATTCGACTTCCGACAGCCTAACGACGATTTAAAAGCCAGTTGGGGCGCTGTGGATGATGTAGTCATGGGGGGAGTCAGTGCCAGTGGGATTCGCTGCCTTGTTGGCGAAGCGTCACGAAGTGAAGGACGGGCTATCTTTGCCGGAAACGTCTCCACCGCCAACTCTGGGGGGTTTGCCTCAGTCCGTAACCGCAACTTTGACCCTCCCCTAGACCTTTCCCACTACGACGGAATTCAACTGCGCGTGAAAGGAGACGGCCAACGGTACAAACTCATTTTACGCAGTGAGGGGCGTTGGGACGGTGTGAGTTATTGTTACTCCTTCGATACCGTCGCGGGGGAATGGATAACGGTTTCCGTTCCTTTTCGGGATCTTCGTCCAGTCTTCCGGGCAAAAACCCTCACCAACGTTGGGGAATTTGATACCAGTCGCACCTATTCGTTCCAGCTAATGCTTAGTAAATTTGAGTATGATGGGGCGCTCAATCCTCATTTTACGGCGGGAGGATTTAGTTTAGAAATTGCCACGATTCAAGCCTATGGGGGGGTGGTGACTCCGAAGTTAATTATTTTCACCAATAATGAGTTACCCCCGACCATTGCCAGTGCTTTAAACCAAAGTAATTTAGCCTATAAAACCCTTGAGATGGGAGACACGGGAGAGGCTCTGGCGGCACAAATTCTTAAGGTTTTATCGCCTGTATAA
- the hisH gene encoding imidazole glycerol phosphate synthase subunit HisH produces MVKIAVVDYDMGNLHSACKGLENAGATPIVTDSAKEIESADAVVLPGVGSFDPAVQHLRSRYLEEPLKQVIQDGKPFLGICLGLQILFEGSEEGKEPGLGIIPGKVRRFKSEPNLVIPHMGWNQLTLTQPNHLLWDKLPRDPYVYFVHSYYVDPVDPSVRAATVVHGSQTVTAAIARDNLAAVQFHPEKSSTSGLQILSNFVNQVIN; encoded by the coding sequence ATGGTAAAGATTGCCGTCGTTGACTATGATATGGGGAATTTGCACTCCGCTTGTAAGGGGTTGGAAAATGCGGGTGCAACACCGATTGTTACGGACTCTGCTAAGGAGATTGAGTCTGCCGATGCGGTGGTTTTGCCCGGTGTGGGATCATTTGATCCGGCTGTTCAACATTTGCGATCGCGCTATTTAGAAGAACCCCTCAAGCAAGTCATTCAAGACGGGAAACCCTTCCTCGGGATTTGTCTAGGATTACAGATTCTCTTTGAGGGATCCGAAGAAGGAAAAGAACCGGGATTAGGCATTATTCCGGGCAAAGTCCGACGGTTTAAATCAGAACCGAATCTAGTCATTCCTCACATGGGATGGAATCAACTCACCCTCACCCAACCCAATCATCTCCTCTGGGACAAATTACCCCGGGATCCTTATGTGTATTTTGTCCACTCTTATTATGTGGATCCTGTAGATCCCTCGGTGCGTGCTGCTACAGTGGTTCACGGGTCCCAAACCGTTACAGCCGCTATTGCGCGGGATAATCTGGCGGCCGTACAATTTCACCCGGAAAAGTCCTCTACGAGTGGGTTACAAATCCTTTCCAATTTTGTGAATCAGGTCATCAATTGA
- a CDS encoding DUF5340 family protein has product MVQIPLPSHIHYELLLQLLERQTLPSVDHSPVMREQVQQLIITLRKALAQQRQIETIFEQGKIPYEHRWSLNSFGNDVRVASQNENLAVVDLIPEETTSL; this is encoded by the coding sequence ATGGTTCAAATCCCCCTCCCCTCCCATATTCACTATGAATTGCTCTTACAACTCCTAGAACGTCAAACCTTACCCTCTGTGGATCATTCTCCGGTCATGCGGGAACAGGTACAACAGTTAATTATTACCCTGCGCAAAGCCCTTGCTCAACAGCGCCAAATTGAAACCATTTTTGAGCAAGGGAAAATCCCATACGAGCATCGTTGGTCTTTAAACAGTTTCGGCAATGATGTTCGCGTAGCATCTCAAAACGAGAATCTAGCAGTAGTTGATTTGATCCCGGAGGAAACAACCTCACTTTAA